A stretch of Litorilinea aerophila DNA encodes these proteins:
- the recR gene encoding recombination mediator RecR, producing the protein MQPLAEPITKLIDAFSQLPGIGPKTASRLTYFLLRSDESIALNLAQALQELKANTLFCSVCFNIADRDPCAICADPQRDHALICIVEEPLDVQAIERTREYHGVYHVLHGAISPVEGVGPDDLKIAELLARIQASSTGAEGEGRVPIREVLLATNPNLEGEATAMYIARLIKPLGIRVTRLARGLPMGGDLEYADEVTLGRALAGRSEI; encoded by the coding sequence ATGCAGCCACTAGCCGAGCCCATCACCAAGTTGATCGACGCCTTCAGCCAGCTGCCGGGGATCGGTCCCAAGACGGCCAGCCGCCTGACCTATTTCCTGCTGCGCAGCGATGAATCCATTGCGCTCAACCTGGCCCAGGCCTTGCAGGAGCTGAAGGCCAACACCCTCTTCTGCAGCGTCTGCTTCAACATCGCAGACCGGGATCCCTGCGCCATCTGCGCCGATCCCCAGCGGGATCATGCCCTGATCTGCATTGTGGAAGAGCCCCTGGACGTGCAGGCCATTGAGCGCACTCGGGAATACCACGGCGTCTACCACGTCCTTCACGGCGCCATCTCCCCGGTGGAAGGGGTCGGCCCGGACGATCTCAAGATCGCGGAGCTGCTGGCCCGCATCCAGGCGAGCTCCACGGGCGCCGAAGGAGAAGGAAGGGTGCCCATCCGGGAAGTTCTTCTGGCCACCAACCCCAACCTGGAAGGGGAGGCCACGGCCATGTACATCGCTCGCCTGATCAAGCCCCTGGGCATCCGGGTCACCCGGCTGGCCCGGGGCCTGCCCATGGGCGGCGACCTGGAGTACGCAGACGAAGTGACCCTGGGACGTGCCCTGGCCGGCCGCAGCGAAATTTAG
- a CDS encoding YbaB/EbfC family nucleoid-associated protein, producing the protein MAKKRKHSGPRPSRGGIPGMGGGGLGNLMAQMQKLQEEMEKTQAALQEEEFTVSVGGGAVTIVATGEPRLRSVTINPEVVNADDVEMLQDLILTAVNDVLQKAQDLQEERMGGLTGGLGLPPGLGL; encoded by the coding sequence ATGGCCAAAAAGCGCAAACATAGCGGGCCCCGTCCCTCCCGCGGCGGCATCCCAGGGATGGGCGGTGGTGGTCTCGGCAACCTGATGGCCCAGATGCAGAAGCTGCAGGAGGAGATGGAAAAGACCCAGGCCGCCCTCCAGGAGGAAGAATTCACCGTGAGCGTGGGCGGCGGCGCGGTTACCATCGTAGCCACCGGCGAGCCCCGGCTGCGGTCCGTGACCATCAATCCGGAGGTAGTGAACGCCGACGATGTGGAGATGTTGCAGGACCTGATCCTGACCGCCGTCAACGATGTCCTCCAGAAGGCCCAGGATCTCCAGGAAGAACGCATGGGGGGACTGACCGGCGGGCTGGGTTTGCCGCCGGGGTTGGGTCTTTGA
- the ybeY gene encoding rRNA maturation RNase YbeY — protein MNHPADPAYQIEVQVDEPYAGQVDPEDLTAAVQATLQHEGVATASLTLVITGDEVIQELNRTFRGVDAPTDVLSFPSQGEEDGLALPPELASELAHYLGDIVIALPYAARQAAHYQTPLGSELRLLTVHGTLHLLGYDHGTPEEKAAMWAAQRAVLALLGEKDLGARYDEMESGG, from the coding sequence ATGAACCACCCCGCCGATCCAGCTTATCAGATTGAGGTCCAGGTCGACGAGCCCTATGCCGGGCAGGTAGATCCGGAAGACCTGACGGCAGCCGTCCAGGCCACCCTGCAGCATGAGGGGGTGGCCACGGCCAGCCTGACCCTGGTCATCACCGGGGACGAGGTGATCCAGGAACTAAACCGGACCTTCCGGGGCGTGGACGCGCCGACCGATGTGCTGAGCTTTCCCAGCCAGGGAGAGGAAGATGGGCTGGCGCTCCCCCCAGAGCTGGCTTCAGAGCTGGCCCACTATTTGGGCGATATTGTCATCGCCCTCCCCTACGCGGCCCGGCAGGCCGCCCACTATCAGACACCCCTGGGCTCTGAATTGCGCCTGCTGACGGTCCACGGTACACTGCACCTGTTGGGCTACGACCACGGCACGCCCGAGGAAAAGGCGGCCATGTGGGCAGCCCAGCGGGCAGTGTTGGCCCTGCTGGGAGAGAAGGATCTGGGGGCACGCTATGACGAGATGGAAAGTGGAGGCTGA
- the dnaX gene encoding DNA polymerase III subunit gamma/tau: MSQALYRKWRSQTFEEVVGQEHVTQTLRNALRDGRVAHAYLFSGPRGTGKTSTARILAKALNCTAPAESERPCNRCPTCVAINEGRMIDLIEIDAASNNSVDDIRELRDKVGFRPSEGRYKIYIIDEVHMLSVSAFNALLKTLEEPPPHVRFVLATTEPHKIPATVLSRCQRFDFRRIPAPEIAGHLRHIVEAEGFEAEDEALLAIARSAQGCMRDAVSLLDQMLSTGVHTVTLAQVQQALGAVNTEAVAQLVDALAAKDVRAGLKLIQQLVTEGASLTEFTQQVIEHLRGVMLLQMADEPALLSDLPQEMIRRMQQQARQLSRPLTLFAVKRLSQALPELKGSFQPQLPLELAFIEMVEGPPVAAAPADVPPQRPAETPARAAASPTEAAPESAKPAPATESAAEAAPQAPVADPDAVKRLRARWREFLSVIREQCGFQIQAALNSVRDIAIAEQGVALAFGNNQFARDMVARPDTLQKVSRIFSEYLGRPVQVECQMGEQARLSLSLSAGQSGDAADAGDTLDPLVEYAINDLGAEVVE, encoded by the coding sequence ATGTCACAGGCACTTTACCGCAAGTGGCGTAGCCAGACATTCGAAGAAGTGGTCGGGCAGGAACACGTCACCCAAACCCTGCGCAACGCGCTGCGGGATGGGCGGGTGGCTCATGCCTACCTGTTCTCCGGTCCCCGGGGCACGGGCAAAACCTCCACCGCGCGCATCCTGGCCAAGGCCCTCAACTGCACGGCGCCGGCAGAAAGCGAACGCCCCTGCAACCGCTGTCCCACCTGCGTCGCCATCAACGAGGGCCGGATGATCGATCTCATCGAGATCGACGCCGCCAGCAACAACAGCGTGGACGACATCCGGGAACTGCGGGACAAAGTGGGCTTTCGTCCCAGCGAAGGCCGCTACAAAATCTACATCATCGACGAAGTCCACATGCTCAGCGTCAGCGCCTTCAACGCCCTGCTCAAGACGCTGGAGGAGCCGCCCCCCCACGTCCGCTTTGTCCTGGCCACCACCGAGCCCCACAAGATCCCGGCCACGGTCCTGAGCCGCTGCCAGCGGTTCGACTTCCGCCGCATCCCCGCGCCGGAGATTGCCGGCCACCTGCGGCACATCGTGGAGGCCGAAGGCTTTGAGGCCGAGGACGAGGCGCTGCTGGCCATTGCCCGCAGCGCGCAGGGCTGTATGCGGGACGCGGTGAGCCTGCTGGACCAGATGCTCAGCACGGGCGTCCACACCGTCACCCTGGCCCAGGTTCAACAGGCCCTGGGGGCCGTGAACACCGAAGCCGTGGCCCAACTGGTGGACGCGCTGGCGGCGAAGGACGTGCGCGCCGGCCTGAAGTTGATCCAGCAGCTGGTGACTGAAGGCGCCAGCCTGACCGAGTTCACCCAGCAGGTCATCGAGCACCTGCGGGGGGTGATGCTCCTGCAGATGGCAGACGAGCCGGCACTGCTGAGCGACCTTCCCCAGGAGATGATCCGGCGCATGCAGCAGCAGGCCCGGCAACTTTCCCGCCCCCTGACCCTCTTCGCGGTGAAGCGGCTCAGCCAGGCCCTGCCCGAGCTAAAAGGAAGTTTCCAACCCCAGCTTCCCCTGGAGCTGGCCTTCATTGAAATGGTGGAGGGGCCGCCTGTGGCAGCCGCCCCGGCGGACGTGCCCCCCCAACGGCCAGCCGAGACGCCGGCCCGCGCCGCGGCCAGCCCTACAGAAGCCGCGCCGGAAAGCGCGAAACCCGCGCCGGCCACCGAGTCGGCTGCCGAAGCGGCGCCCCAGGCCCCGGTGGCCGATCCGGACGCGGTCAAGCGGCTGCGGGCACGCTGGCGAGAATTCCTGTCGGTGATCCGCGAGCAGTGTGGCTTTCAAATCCAGGCCGCGCTCAACTCGGTGCGGGACATCGCCATCGCGGAACAGGGGGTGGCCCTGGCCTTCGGCAACAACCAGTTTGCCCGGGACATGGTGGCCCGGCCGGATACCCTGCAGAAGGTCAGCCGCATTTTCTCAGAATACCTGGGGCGCCCCGTCCAGGTGGAGTGTCAGATGGGAGAACAGGCACGCCTGTCCCTGAGCCTGTCCGCTGGCCAAAGCGGAGACGCAGCAGACGCCGGCGACACCCTGGATCCACTGGTGGAGTACGCCATCAACGATCTGGGCGCAGAAGTGGTAGAATAG
- a CDS encoding diacylglycerol kinase family protein, with amino-acid sequence MRTSQNRRQQEGTLAAVRVDPAVGSFLQGRWQSLQAAVAGVRYTLRTQPNAWIEVAAVVVVVIAGVWFRIRLVEWALLTLTFGLILALEAMNTAVETVVDLVSPQYHPLARIAKDAAAGALLIAVMASLGVAGFLFGPRLWALLAG; translated from the coding sequence TTGAGGACATCCCAAAATCGCCGCCAACAGGAGGGAACCCTGGCGGCTGTCAGGGTAGATCCAGCTGTGGGGAGCTTCCTGCAGGGGCGCTGGCAGAGTCTACAGGCGGCAGTGGCTGGCGTCCGCTACACCCTGCGTACCCAGCCCAATGCGTGGATCGAGGTGGCGGCTGTGGTGGTCGTGGTCATCGCCGGCGTATGGTTCCGCATCCGCCTGGTGGAGTGGGCCCTGCTGACGTTGACCTTCGGGCTGATCCTGGCCCTGGAGGCCATGAACACGGCAGTGGAAACGGTGGTGGACCTGGTGTCGCCCCAATACCATCCCCTGGCCCGGATTGCCAAGGACGCTGCTGCCGGCGCCCTGTTGATTGCGGTGATGGCCAGCCTGGGCGTTGCCGGTTTTCTGTTCGGCCCCCGGCTCTGGGCGCTCCTGGCCGGTTGA
- a CDS encoding epoxyqueuosine reductase: MPTDSLTQAIKREARRLGFDDCRALPVQTAPHADFFEAWLAAGRAGEMTYLERHQEKRRQPALLASPKTPPFQTMLVLTVNYYQFDLPPSLRDDPSRGIIASYAWGDDYHEIMRPLLYELDAFIRTQTGRASLGKALVDTGPVLERDWAQQAGVGFMGKNCCLIHPRDGSWLFLATLLIPERLTYDPPPQALPPHEPTAQAVMAGLPPDQVYGRWYLSPPETPERSVVATCGRCTRCLDACPTAAFVGPYHLDPQRCISYWTIEARGPIPRALRARFGNRIFGCDICQEVCPWNRRLSRQTPLLKGLEAHADRIAPPLLEGFAAETPYWLQPAAFAEHFRHSPILRAGRAGMLRNVCVALGNWGAVEAIPALGQALQDPEPLPRGHAAWALGRIAARHPHSQARSLLAAALETEADPWVQEEIHLALSTPSLADGLSPVLH, translated from the coding sequence ATGCCCACTGACTCTCTGACCCAGGCCATCAAACGGGAAGCCCGCCGCTTGGGCTTCGACGACTGCCGGGCGCTGCCCGTCCAAACTGCCCCCCATGCGGATTTCTTCGAGGCCTGGCTGGCAGCAGGTCGGGCCGGCGAGATGACCTATCTGGAGCGCCACCAGGAGAAGCGGCGCCAACCTGCCCTGCTGGCCTCCCCCAAAACGCCCCCCTTCCAGACCATGCTGGTCCTGACGGTCAACTACTACCAGTTCGACTTGCCACCCTCCCTGCGGGACGATCCCAGCCGGGGCATCATCGCCTCCTACGCCTGGGGCGATGACTACCACGAGATCATGCGCCCACTGCTATACGAACTGGATGCCTTCATCCGAACCCAAACAGGCCGCGCCAGCCTGGGCAAAGCCCTGGTGGACACCGGGCCGGTCCTGGAACGGGATTGGGCCCAACAGGCCGGGGTGGGCTTCATGGGCAAAAACTGCTGCCTGATCCACCCCCGCGATGGCAGCTGGCTCTTTCTGGCCACCCTGCTGATTCCTGAACGCCTGACCTACGACCCGCCACCGCAGGCCCTGCCTCCCCACGAGCCCACTGCCCAGGCGGTGATGGCCGGCCTGCCCCCGGACCAGGTCTACGGCCGCTGGTACCTATCCCCACCAGAGACCCCGGAGCGCTCCGTCGTGGCTACCTGCGGACGTTGCACCCGCTGTCTGGATGCCTGCCCGACGGCAGCCTTCGTGGGGCCCTATCACCTGGATCCCCAACGCTGCATCTCCTACTGGACCATTGAAGCCCGGGGGCCGATCCCGCGGGCCCTGCGCGCCCGATTCGGCAATCGCATCTTCGGCTGCGACATCTGCCAGGAAGTGTGCCCCTGGAACCGCCGCCTCTCCCGACAGACGCCGTTGCTGAAGGGGCTGGAGGCCCACGCCGATCGCATCGCGCCGCCCCTGCTGGAAGGCTTCGCGGCGGAGACCCCCTACTGGCTACAGCCAGCGGCCTTTGCCGAACACTTCCGCCACTCGCCGATCCTGCGGGCGGGGCGGGCCGGCATGTTGCGCAACGTCTGCGTAGCGCTGGGCAACTGGGGCGCGGTCGAAGCCATCCCCGCGCTGGGCCAGGCCCTACAGGATCCAGAGCCCCTCCCCCGGGGGCACGCGGCCTGGGCCCTGGGCCGCATCGCCGCCCGGCACCCCCACAGCCAGGCCCGCTCCCTCCTGGCAGCCGCGCTGGAGACCGAGGCCGATCCCTGGGTTCAGGAAGAGATCCACCTGGCCCTGTCCACCCCATCACTTGCCGACGGCCTGTCGCCAGTGTTACACTAG